In Flavobacterium sp. 83, the genomic window ATTTTTACAAAAAATAAAGACGTGATTAATTATACCATTTACGAAAATAAAAATACCAATCAATGGGTAACTTTTGTGCATGGTGCTGGCGGAAGTTCTTCTATTTGGTTCAAACAAATACGCGATTTCAAAAAGCAGTATAATATATTGTTATTGGATTTACGTGGTCACGGGGAATCAAAACCGACCTTAAAAACGGCTTTCAAACAGCACTATACTTTTTCGGCTTTGGCCAATGATATTCTGGAAGTCTTAGACTTTCTTAAAATAAAAAAATCACATTTTGTTGGGATTTCATTGGGTACCATACTCATCAGACAATTAGCAGAAATGTATCCGGAACGGGTTCAAAGCATGATTCTTGGAGGTGCGATATTGAAAATGAATTTCCGTTCTCAAGTATTGATGCGTTTGGGGAATATGTTTAAGTATGTATTGCCTTATTTGGTTTTATATCAATTTTTTGCCTTTGTCATTATGCCTAAAAAAAGTCACAAGCAATCGCGTGTGCTTTTTATAAACGAGGCCAAAAAATTATACCAGAAAGAATTTATTAAATGGTTTAAGCTCACTGCCGAAATTAATCCGGTTCTCAAATGGTTTCGTCAGGTCGAATTGAATATTCCTACGCTTTATGTTATGGGGGAAGAGGATTATATGTTTTTACCGTC contains:
- a CDS encoding alpha/beta fold hydrolase; this encodes MINYTIYENKNTNQWVTFVHGAGGSSSIWFKQIRDFKKQYNILLLDLRGHGESKPTLKTAFKQHYTFSALANDILEVLDFLKIKKSHFVGISLGTILIRQLAEMYPERVQSMILGGAILKMNFRSQVLMRLGNMFKYVLPYLVLYQFFAFVIMPKKSHKQSRVLFINEAKKLYQKEFIKWFKLTAEINPVLKWFRQVELNIPTLYVMGEEDYMFLPSVRKVVENHYKSSKLFVIKKCGHVVNVEQPNAFNDAVLSFINTAK